In Cyclopterus lumpus isolate fCycLum1 chromosome 9, fCycLum1.pri, whole genome shotgun sequence, a single genomic region encodes these proteins:
- the vps33a gene encoding vacuolar protein sorting-associated protein 33A: protein MAAHLSYGRVNLNILREVARKDLREFLDKCAGSKAIVWDEYLTGPFGLIAQYSLLKEHEVEKMFTLKSGRVPPADVKNIIFFVRPRLELMDIIAENVFSEDKLQSSRDFHILFVPRRSVLCEQRLKEQGVLASFINIDEYILDLIPYDGDLLSMEYESAFRECYLENDQTSLYHTAKGLINLQALYGTIPQIYGKGECARHVANMMLRMKREFAGSQNQILPVFDTLLLLDRNVDLLTPLATQLTYEGLIDEIYGITNGYVKLPPEKFAQKKQGEASKDLPTEPKKLQLNSAEELYAEIRDKNFNAVGAALSKKAKIISAAFEGRHNAKTVGEIKQFVSQLPHMQAARSSLANHTSIAELIKDITTSEAFFDNLTVEQEFMTGVETDKVNPYIEDCIAQKDPLIKILRLVCMQSVCNNGLKQKVFDYYKREILQTYGYEHILTLNNLEKASLLKPQTSSRNNYPTIRKTLKLWLEDANEQNPNDISYVYSGYAPLSVRLTQVLARPGWRSIEEVLKMLPGPHFEERQQLPAGLHKKRQQGENRTTLVFFLGGVTYAEIAALRFLSQMEDSGMEYIIATTKLLNGTTWIKSLMDRPESQIS, encoded by the exons ATGGCTGCCCACCTATCGTACGGTAGAgtcaatttaaacattttgagaGAAGTAGCACGAAAAGACCTTCGAGAGTTTTTGGACAAATGTGCGGGAAGCAAG GCCATCGTTTGGGATGAATACCTTACGGGACCTTTTGGATTGATAGCACAGTACTCTCTACTGAAG GAACATGAAGTGGAGAAGATGTTCACCCTCAAGAGTGGCAGGGTCCCCCCTGCTGACGTCAAAAATATCATTTTCTTTGTTCGTCCAAGACTGGAGCTCATGGACATCATTGCTGAGAATGTATTCAg TGAGGACAAGTTGCAGTCGTCACGAGACttccacattttgtttgtgCCTCGGCGGAGCGTGCTGTGTGAACAGCGGCTGAAGGAGCAGGGTGTGTTGGCCTCCTTCATCAACATTGACGAGTATATCCTGGACCTGATCCCCTATGATGGCGATCTGCTCTCCATGGAGTATGAAAGTGCTTTCAGG GAGTGCTACTTAGAAAATGACCAAACAAGCCTTTACCACACAGCCAAAGGCCTCATAAACCTACAGGCACTGTATGGCACCATTCCACAGATATATGGGAAAGGAGAGTGTGCTCGA CATGTTGCCAACATGATGCTGCGAATGAAGAGGGAGTTTGCCGGCAGTCAGAATCAGATCCTTCCAGTGTTCGATACTCTGCTCCTCCTGGACCGTAATGTTGACCTGCTCACTCCTCTGGCCACACAGCTCACCTACGAGGGTCTCATTGACGAGATCTATGGAATAACTAACG GTTATGTGAAGTTGCCTCCTGAGAAGTTTGCGCAGAAAAAGCAAGGTGAGGCGAGTAAAGATTTACCCACAGAGCCCAAGAAGTTACAGCTCAACTCGGCAGAGGAACTGTATGCAGAAATACGGGACAAAAATTTCAACGCTGTCGGAGCGGCGCTCAGCAAGAAGGCCAAAATAATTTCAGCGGCCTTTGAG GGGCGCCACAATGCGAAAACAGTGGGAGAAATAAAGCAGTTTGTGTCTCAGTTGCCCCACATGCAGGCAGCTCGAAGCTCGCTGGCCAACCACACTTCTATAGCTGAGCTGATCAAGGATATCACCA CATCTGAGGCATTCTTTGATAATCTAACAGTGGAGCAGGAGTTTATGACTGGAGTCGAAACAGACAAG GTGAACCCATATATCGAAGACTGCATTGCCCAAAAGGATCCACTGATCAAGATACTGCGTCTGGTGTGTATGCAGTCTGTCTGCAACAACGGCCTCAAGCAGAAGGTGTTCGACTACTATAAGAGGGAGATTCTCCAG ACCTATGGTTATGAACACATACTGACACTGAACAACCTAGAGAAGGCAAGTCTGTTGAAGCCACAGACAAGCTCAAGGAATAACTACCCCACCATAAGAAAAACCCTCAAACTGTGGCTGGAGGACGCCAATGAACAG AATCCCAACGACATCTCCTATGTGTACAGTGGCTACGCTCCACTAAGTGTTCGACTGACTCAGGTCTTGGCCAGGCCCGGCTGGCGTAGCATCGAAGAGGTGCTGAAAATGCTTCCGGGCCCACACTTTGAGGAGAGACAGCAGCTCCCCGCCGGCCTTCACAAGAAAC GTCAGCAGGGGGAGAACCGGACAACGCTGGTGTTCTTCCTCGGCGGAGTGACGTATGCAGAAATAGCCGCTCTTCGTTTCCTCTCTCAAATGGAAGACAGTGGGATGGAGTATATTATAGCCACCACAAAACTCTTAAATGGTACAACTTGGATCAAATCTCTCATGGACCGGCCTGAATCCCAGATCTCCTGA